A window from Gottschalkiaceae bacterium SANA encodes these proteins:
- a CDS encoding phage tail tape measure protein: MATVASLMVNIGANLSSFEKGMNKVTRDLNRTSRKLENAGGTMTSTFTMPVVGAGLAAGKMAGDFEVGLNKVSTIADQTVMSLEDIEKKSLDLSDKMGVSSGGITEALYQTISATGDTANAFSYVEVAAKAAEGGFSDIETSVDGLTTVMNSYGLQGAEAMQSVSDQMLMAQNYGKTTFGEMASSIGNVIPIASALDVSTGELFASIATLTKNGIQTSQAITGLKGAYSNILKPSKQASDMAAELGLEFNSAHLQSVGWAGFLSEISEKTGGNADAMATLFGSTEALNAVTVLATTGAEDFAGALDAMATSSGATQAAYDKMNQGFNDSLADTWVQLQNLGIMLGDIILPYFSKGIEKVGELVQWFKGLDQSTQENIVKFALLVAAIGPVLLTIGKGISVVGAITTQFSLMFKFLGMISTGFGTVFGWIGKVVGIIAGPLMAGLQALFAFIVANPIVLVIAAVIAALVLLYQNWDAVKGWILETVTSLREGAAQKFEELSTSVTGTVEKMNNWLTTKWTGLKTGAVAIFVGIQTGAIGAFEGLKTKALSIWDSIGNGIRGTINFIIRGINMLISGMNSISFSIPDWVPGVGGKSFGINIPKIPMLAAGGIVTRPTLAMIGEAGPEAVIPLSKGYGSSGEAKTIVVYLDGRKIYEGMDESLGNRLVGVGGV, translated from the coding sequence ATGGCAACAGTTGCAAGTTTAATGGTCAACATCGGAGCGAATTTGAGTAGCTTCGAAAAAGGCATGAACAAAGTAACCCGAGATCTGAACCGCACCTCGAGGAAATTAGAGAATGCCGGTGGAACCATGACCAGTACATTTACTATGCCGGTTGTGGGCGCTGGCCTTGCTGCAGGAAAGATGGCTGGTGACTTTGAAGTTGGACTGAATAAGGTCAGCACCATTGCAGATCAAACGGTGATGTCCCTGGAGGATATCGAGAAGAAATCATTAGATCTCTCAGATAAGATGGGGGTTTCTAGTGGTGGAATCACAGAAGCTCTGTATCAAACAATATCTGCAACAGGTGACACTGCCAATGCATTTTCCTATGTAGAAGTAGCGGCGAAAGCCGCAGAGGGCGGTTTTTCAGACATAGAAACCTCTGTGGATGGATTGACCACGGTCATGAACTCTTACGGACTTCAAGGGGCTGAGGCCATGCAGTCGGTATCCGATCAGATGTTGATGGCACAGAATTATGGTAAGACTACCTTTGGTGAAATGGCTTCTTCAATTGGTAACGTGATTCCCATTGCTTCAGCACTGGATGTATCCACGGGCGAACTGTTTGCATCGATTGCGACCCTAACGAAGAATGGTATTCAAACCTCTCAGGCCATTACAGGACTGAAGGGGGCGTATTCGAATATCTTGAAGCCCTCGAAGCAAGCGTCTGATATGGCGGCTGAGTTGGGGCTTGAGTTTAATTCAGCTCACTTACAGTCTGTGGGATGGGCCGGGTTCTTGTCTGAAATCAGTGAGAAAACCGGAGGGAATGCCGATGCAATGGCCACGCTATTTGGATCCACTGAAGCTTTAAATGCGGTGACGGTTCTAGCGACAACGGGAGCCGAGGACTTTGCAGGAGCGCTCGATGCGATGGCGACAAGTAGCGGGGCAACCCAGGCGGCCTATGACAAGATGAATCAGGGTTTTAATGATTCTTTAGCGGATACCTGGGTGCAACTTCAAAACCTTGGGATCATGTTGGGGGACATTATTCTTCCCTACTTTAGCAAAGGGATTGAAAAGGTTGGGGAGTTGGTTCAGTGGTTTAAGGGATTGGATCAATCCACGCAAGAAAATATCGTGAAGTTTGCATTGTTGGTTGCAGCGATTGGACCGGTGCTCCTTACGATTGGCAAAGGGATCTCTGTGGTGGGTGCCATTACCACACAGTTTTCCTTGATGTTTAAATTCTTAGGGATGATCAGTACCGGATTTGGAACGGTGTTTGGGTGGATCGGAAAGGTGGTCGGCATTATAGCCGGTCCTTTGATGGCTGGGCTTCAGGCACTATTTGCCTTTATTGTTGCCAATCCAATTGTTCTTGTGATTGCAGCAGTGATTGCGGCCCTTGTACTGCTTTACCAAAACTGGGATGCAGTGAAGGGTTGGATTCTTGAAACGGTAACAAGCCTTCGAGAAGGGGCAGCGCAAAAGTTTGAAGAGTTGTCTACGTCTGTGACGGGAACTGTGGAGAAGATGAATAATTGGCTGACAACAAAATGGACGGGTCTGAAGACTGGGGCTGTGGCCATTTTTGTTGGGATTCAAACCGGAGCGATCGGTGCCTTTGAAGGATTAAAGACAAAGGCGTTATCTATTTGGGATTCCATTGGAAACGGGATCCGAGGGACGATCAACTTCATTATTCGAGGTATCAACATGCTGATCTCGGGGATGAATTCGATCTCCTTTAGTATTCCGGATTGGGTTCCTGGTGTTGGCGGGAAGAGTTTTGGGATTAATATTCCTAAGATTCCAATGCTTGCTGCAGGCGGTATTGTCACAAGACCAACCTTGGCCATGATTGGTGAGGCGGGTCCTGAAGCGGTGATCCCATTATCAAAGGGATATGGTTCTTCAGGGGAAGCGAAAACCATTGTGGTTTACCTGGATGGCAGAAAGATTTATGAGGGCATGGATGAATCCTTGGGGAATCGTTTAGTCGGTGTTGGGGGTGTGTAG
- a CDS encoding phage major tail protein, TP901-1 family, whose translation MSLAAKNLRIKTGANPIKGLNDASFNLNGETIDVTTFESAGWKERISGLKDFAMSLSGFYEKDDALGQGALQAALLNGTSISVDYLVDGAAGFRGDYLVTSFETGASASGEVTASYSLESTGALTII comes from the coding sequence ATGAGTTTAGCTGCAAAGAATTTGAGAATCAAAACGGGAGCCAATCCGATTAAGGGATTGAACGATGCAAGTTTCAACTTGAATGGAGAAACGATTGATGTAACCACTTTTGAAAGTGCTGGGTGGAAAGAACGAATCTCAGGACTCAAGGATTTTGCCATGAGCTTGAGTGGATTCTATGAAAAGGATGATGCCTTGGGGCAAGGTGCTCTTCAGGCTGCGCTCTTAAATGGCACATCGATCTCGGTGGATTATCTGGTGGATGGAGCGGCAGGATTCCGGGGTGATTATCTGGTAACGAGTTTTGAAACGGGCGCATCTGCATCCGGAGAAGTAACCGCTTCTTACTCATTAGAATCAACGGGTGCTTTAACAATTATCTAG
- a CDS encoding head-tail connector protein, giving the protein MSTKLITPAVTLPVELALVKQHLRLEVEDLSEDVLLTQFIRAAEGICEQYQGRVYSKKTYRNFSDHIPSFVKLPFPPLAAVVDVKLKLQDGTELTIPSADYYVDTASFCGRMIMKDPWKYAGFEIEPSGFQITFESGYEKIPESYAQALLLVIGQFYENRENLSPVNLFEIPFGVKALLAADRVVNV; this is encoded by the coding sequence GTGTCTACCAAGTTGATTACACCGGCCGTTACTTTGCCGGTGGAACTTGCTTTAGTGAAACAGCATCTTCGATTGGAAGTGGAGGATTTGTCTGAAGATGTTTTATTGACTCAGTTTATCAGAGCAGCGGAAGGAATCTGCGAGCAGTACCAGGGGCGAGTGTATTCAAAAAAGACCTATCGAAACTTTTCTGACCACATTCCTTCATTCGTGAAATTGCCATTTCCTCCTTTGGCAGCAGTAGTGGATGTGAAGTTGAAACTTCAAGATGGTACAGAGCTTACGATTCCTTCTGCTGATTATTATGTGGATACGGCTTCTTTTTGTGGCCGGATGATTATGAAGGACCCATGGAAGTATGCAGGATTTGAGATCGAGCCATCAGGCTTTCAAATCACCTTTGAATCGGGATATGAGAAAATTCCGGAGTCTTATGCACAGGCATTGCTTCTCGTCATTGGCCAGTTCTATGAGAATCGAGAGAACTTGTCTCCTGTGAATCTTTTTGAGATTCCATTTGGTGTAAAAGCATTACTGGCAGCAGATCGGGTGGTGAATGTATGA
- a CDS encoding phage portal protein codes for MGFFGKLVERRGDSIANPSNSTVSFLTGGIQSYTGKVVTEGNALTYSGVLACVNVISDTIASLPLFLYEKNQDTRTKARDHPLYGLLHDQPNPEMTSTSFRSMMQAHLLLWGNAYAEIQWGNDGYPKALWPLNPATTNLEREQGTRKLRYRVSLPNGKQVILPASNVLHLVGLTLDGVQGISPIGLAREAIGLGLSAEEFGSRFFGNNATPGGVLEHPKVLGKDAQSNLKESWNEMHQGLENSHRIAILEEGLTYKQIGIPQKDAQFLETRKFQLEEIARIYRVPQHLIGVLDKATFSNIEHQDISFVKHTIRPWLVRWEQSMVRSLLTSIERKRYSIEYNVDGLLRGDINTRYKGYHFAINDGWMSGNDVRKLENMELKDGLDEYFINGNMRPVKEILQGGEKSE; via the coding sequence ATGGGATTTTTCGGAAAGCTTGTAGAGAGGCGCGGTGATTCAATTGCAAATCCATCGAATTCGACGGTGAGTTTCTTGACTGGTGGCATACAAAGCTATACCGGCAAGGTGGTTACAGAAGGGAATGCGCTGACCTATTCGGGGGTGCTTGCCTGTGTAAATGTGATCAGTGATACAATCGCATCTTTGCCGTTGTTTCTCTATGAGAAGAATCAAGACACTCGCACCAAGGCCAGGGATCACCCCTTGTATGGATTGTTGCATGATCAGCCAAATCCTGAAATGACTTCAACATCCTTTCGATCGATGATGCAGGCGCACCTTCTCTTATGGGGGAATGCTTATGCGGAGATTCAGTGGGGAAATGATGGATATCCAAAAGCATTGTGGCCACTAAATCCAGCTACAACGAATTTAGAACGGGAGCAAGGAACCAGGAAGCTTCGCTACCGGGTCTCACTTCCCAATGGGAAACAGGTGATACTACCTGCATCGAATGTTCTTCATTTGGTAGGACTGACACTTGATGGGGTTCAAGGGATTTCTCCAATTGGGTTAGCCAGGGAAGCAATTGGCCTGGGACTTTCAGCTGAGGAGTTCGGATCCCGATTCTTTGGGAACAATGCAACCCCAGGAGGTGTGCTTGAGCATCCAAAGGTTTTAGGAAAGGATGCGCAGAGTAATCTAAAAGAGTCATGGAATGAAATGCATCAAGGACTTGAGAACTCACATCGAATTGCGATTCTAGAAGAGGGCTTAACCTATAAGCAAATTGGGATCCCTCAGAAGGATGCGCAATTTCTTGAAACTCGCAAGTTCCAACTTGAAGAAATCGCAAGGATCTACCGGGTACCGCAGCACTTGATTGGAGTTTTGGACAAAGCGACTTTCTCAAACATTGAGCATCAGGACATTTCTTTTGTGAAGCACACGATTCGTCCTTGGTTGGTTCGATGGGAGCAGTCGATGGTTCGTTCTCTTTTAACATCGATTGAGAGAAAGCGGTATTCAATCGAGTACAACGTGGATGGCCTTCTTCGAGGCGACATTAATACGCGGTACAAAGGATATCATTTTGCGATCAACGATGGTTGGATGAGTGGGAACGATGTGAGGAAGCTTGAAAACATGGAGCTGAAAGATGGATTGGATGAATACTTCATCAATGGAAACATGAGACCGGTGAAGGAAATTCTTCAGGGGGGTGAGAAGAGTGAATAG